The Williamsia sp. DF01-3 genome has a window encoding:
- a CDS encoding TetR/AcrR family transcriptional regulator, which translates to MTSKGGEPGRSGTGTSAAATPVGKGTKRAAHRPSRREVVVEAAMHLYSVRSIEDVTVADIAAEAHMTSAAVYYHYPSKDEVLLGGLRLFAEQLLDELRGKVAEDPDAPLGDIIVRLLEWTDSQRSASLVYFVRSPGWSLSIEALRREVRLEMLAVFSAELRTRNRVASKAKQAAAATALSSLLEVSAASWLTEDAVLANLGRRKFSDEVRELAADICSV; encoded by the coding sequence ATGACAAGCAAGGGTGGGGAGCCAGGGAGGTCCGGCACGGGTACGTCTGCTGCCGCCACCCCGGTGGGCAAGGGGACCAAAAGAGCAGCACACAGGCCCTCGCGGCGCGAAGTGGTGGTCGAAGCGGCGATGCACCTGTACTCCGTCCGGTCGATCGAAGACGTCACCGTCGCCGACATCGCTGCCGAAGCGCACATGACATCGGCCGCGGTCTACTACCACTACCCGTCCAAAGACGAGGTGCTGCTCGGTGGCCTGCGGCTTTTCGCAGAGCAACTGCTCGATGAGCTGCGGGGCAAAGTGGCCGAGGATCCGGATGCACCGCTCGGCGACATCATCGTGCGATTGCTGGAATGGACCGACAGCCAGCGGTCGGCGTCGCTGGTCTATTTCGTCCGCTCGCCCGGCTGGAGTCTGTCGATCGAGGCACTCCGCCGAGAGGTGCGCCTCGAGATGCTCGCGGTGTTCTCGGCCGAGCTGCGAACGCGCAACCGTGTCGCGTCGAAGGCGAAGCAGGCTGCCGCCGCAACCGCGCTGTCGAGTCTGCTGGAGGTCTCAGCCGCGTCATGGCTCACCGAAGACGCTGTGCTGGCCAACCTCGGCCGCCGAAAGTTCTCCGACGAGGTCCGAGAGTTGGCAGCGGACATCTGCAGTGTGTGA
- a CDS encoding ThuA domain-containing protein, translated as MRVLAVTGGHSFDREAFAEFLDSLPADITWREHPDADISAAELAEFDASLHYDMPGTLPEPTDPPESIREAIRSAPDTGHGYVVLHHALASWARWDEWAEFVGGRYLYQPGVVRGVTCPDSGYRHAVPETISVVDAAHPVVSQVPAEFGLTDETYLCEVFEDDVEPLLRTDAEMTDAVHWSTSLAMAGRRDNREGWRHREGSPLAGWTKTNGRSRLVYLQPGDKAPTLRDANYRALVSGALEWVSRRR; from the coding sequence ATGCGAGTTCTGGCTGTCACGGGTGGGCATTCCTTCGACCGGGAGGCCTTCGCCGAGTTCCTCGACTCCCTGCCTGCGGACATCACGTGGCGTGAGCATCCGGATGCAGACATCTCCGCTGCAGAACTCGCCGAGTTCGACGCATCACTCCACTACGACATGCCCGGGACCCTTCCGGAGCCGACCGATCCCCCAGAATCGATCCGTGAGGCCATCCGATCAGCGCCCGACACGGGCCATGGGTACGTGGTGCTGCACCACGCGCTCGCATCCTGGGCGCGCTGGGATGAATGGGCGGAGTTCGTCGGCGGTCGCTACCTCTACCAGCCAGGTGTGGTCCGCGGCGTCACCTGCCCGGATTCGGGTTACCGACACGCAGTACCAGAGACGATCTCGGTGGTCGACGCGGCTCACCCGGTGGTCTCGCAGGTGCCCGCAGAGTTCGGACTGACCGACGAGACGTACCTGTGCGAGGTCTTCGAAGACGACGTCGAGCCACTGCTGCGCACCGATGCCGAGATGACCGACGCCGTCCACTGGTCGACGTCGCTGGCCATGGCGGGCCGTCGCGACAACCGGGAGGGCTGGCGACATCGCGAGGGTTCCCCCCTGGCCGGGTGGACAAAGACCAATGGCCGTAGCCGGCTGGTCTACCTGCAACCCGGAGACAAGGCCCCCACATTGCGCGACGCGAACTACCGAGCCCTGGTGTCGGGCGCACTCGAATGGGTGAGTCGTCGCCGCTGA
- a CDS encoding TetR/AcrR family transcriptional regulator produces MARRKTTTPASNGERTTDSRTLDTDENWLGWDSLPAADDQPGGGLGSPTPEQADDSEPDEPVKKTAPAKGSAHRPSRRHLIVKAAVRVFSKKGFAEASIQEIAEEAGMVPTAVYYHFASKEELFESALGYAMDASSKAAYSARPDDVSADADSFKEVVSAVWDWTAEHPNSARMLFLQMAGGATPGTRLLTKEYEERHIRRAFDYFPVTDVPPNKRAAAAQHAARSLRVRTMIAMTIAIQPLRIEGGPLADIPVPRLRTATTEVCSRMIEGR; encoded by the coding sequence GTGGCACGGCGGAAGACAACCACACCGGCATCGAACGGTGAACGCACCACCGACAGCCGGACGCTGGACACCGACGAGAACTGGCTGGGCTGGGATTCGCTGCCTGCGGCGGATGACCAACCGGGCGGTGGCCTCGGGTCGCCGACCCCCGAGCAGGCAGACGACTCCGAACCTGACGAACCCGTGAAGAAGACCGCACCGGCAAAGGGCTCGGCGCACCGGCCGTCACGGCGCCACCTGATCGTGAAGGCAGCGGTCAGAGTGTTTTCCAAGAAAGGCTTCGCCGAGGCCTCGATCCAGGAGATCGCCGAGGAAGCCGGCATGGTCCCCACCGCCGTCTACTACCACTTCGCCAGCAAGGAAGAGTTGTTCGAGAGCGCTCTGGGATATGCGATGGACGCCAGCTCCAAGGCGGCGTACTCGGCCCGACCCGATGACGTCTCTGCAGATGCCGACTCGTTCAAAGAGGTCGTCTCGGCCGTGTGGGACTGGACCGCGGAGCACCCGAACTCGGCCCGCATGCTGTTCCTTCAAATGGCAGGCGGCGCGACTCCCGGAACACGCCTGCTCACCAAGGAGTACGAGGAACGGCACATCCGCCGCGCATTCGACTATTTCCCGGTCACCGATGTGCCTCCCAACAAGCGCGCCGCCGCGGCACAACACGCAGCCCGCTCGCTTCGGGTGCGCACGATGATCGCGATGACCATCGCCATCCAGCCACTCCGTATCGAGGGTGGGCCGCTCGCCGACATCCCCGTCCCCAGGCTGCGGACTGCGACCACCGAGGTCTGCTCGAGGATGATCGAAGGTCGCTGA